The proteins below come from a single Lujinxingia sediminis genomic window:
- a CDS encoding AlbA family DNA-binding domain-containing protein — protein MNEKDLLDLLGNSESEWLDYKQQWPDNTVTLIHDLLCLMNAYAESDRFLVFGVDDSQNVVGVESDDNRKSAAEVHDLIRNSKFNRSTSLNVKSFDVHGKTVDVVIIADRPDKPFYLKADKRKGKETIRAGVIYTRLGSTNIPLKECAPDDLVELMWRERFGFDLTPLERFERLVDERSEWVHVEDDSYIYHNKYPEFTICDGKGLNLDFKESWTVKFMSCRASSFEVELKYHSTILKRLVFVNCDGGRYRLPLPDPIHKDNGGGYKIEKDSLAFRVAHLFSQAFDDIETILRGAGVNIIE, from the coding sequence GTGAATGAAAAGGATTTGTTGGACCTCTTGGGTAATAGCGAGTCTGAGTGGCTGGATTATAAGCAGCAATGGCCAGACAACACAGTCACTCTGATTCACGACCTTCTTTGTCTTATGAATGCCTATGCAGAGAGTGATAGGTTTCTCGTTTTTGGTGTGGATGATTCCCAAAACGTGGTTGGTGTTGAAAGTGATGACAATAGAAAGAGTGCTGCCGAAGTCCATGACTTGATTAGAAACTCGAAGTTTAATCGTTCTACCTCACTCAATGTGAAGTCATTTGACGTGCACGGAAAAACTGTAGATGTTGTCATTATTGCCGACCGTCCGGATAAGCCGTTTTATCTTAAAGCAGACAAGCGAAAGGGAAAGGAAACGATTCGGGCGGGCGTTATTTATACACGTTTGGGGAGCACGAACATTCCTTTGAAGGAATGTGCGCCAGATGACTTAGTTGAGTTGATGTGGCGAGAGCGATTTGGCTTCGATTTAACACCACTTGAGCGTTTTGAACGGCTGGTCGATGAAAGAAGTGAATGGGTTCATGTTGAAGATGATAGTTATATTTACCATAATAAATATCCTGAGTTTACGATATGTGACGGCAAGGGCCTGAATCTTGATTTTAAGGAGAGCTGGACGGTGAAGTTTATGTCGTGTCGCGCCTCGAGCTTTGAGGTAGAGCTTAAATATCACTCTACAATCTTGAAGAGGTTAGTTTTTGTGAATTGTGATGGCGGTCGTTATCGTCTCCCGTTGCCGGATCCTATTCACAAGGACAACGGTGGCGGATATAAGATTGAAAAAGATAGTCTCGCGTTTCGAGTTGCTCATCTTTTTTCGCAGGCATTTGATGATATTGAGACGATACTTAGAGGTGCTGGAGTGAATATTATAGAATAA
- a CDS encoding ATPase, T2SS/T4P/T4SS family: MSEVSEVSDVSEVSDASEVSDASDASEVSEGSEVSEVSESSEAFVDPFDDDLQIEVLSEVSEIALDPPALPEPHEQHDSDWYAARGVHDARVVEVLNQVARRTFMAAGEDAEQPLSAATALPPLEVVGKLIAALQLTPEAKVLEIGTDTGYIAALLSRLASFVYSVERRLPLAKLAEGRLKRSGIANVDILHGPRLTEYALNSPYDAILLSAIAPRVPEKLKGRLAIGGRMVVPVAEGDKNPEIVCIERTGPDTYDQQSLGQLRFSSKLGDILVELGVADRSDIELAALEADARGQRLGQALVESARIQERDLIKALAIQRGFLLAPVDTLLKIADHELVYSVPRAFLRHHQVIPLLVYQGRLTVATIDPDAPTIELARILDATQIETYLVSHEEFDHLWNTLLEGRRPGDVHEDNLKTRVEQKFENVLRAAHRVSASTIHIDNQPDGASVRLRMASGLTEVAELAFDAPEITYLVEFLKMSAHLDPLEQVIPQRGRLSWVRDARTYHLHIHVMPSILGEQLSIKLLSRGEEPAGLEELGFDAEVVGDLDAVLQGPPGLFLIVGPRHEQKSQTFYALLKRLGADRRLKVASLEDDILATIPGVQQALIQPERGFGFDAAISEFVRFDVDVLGIGDFPDPQTVMQALNLARRGVRVVGVLHGKSALHVLQGLREFGVPVEALAHGLSAILTQRSAARICDNCREPFTAPAAFTQKLFPEGAPMGFKTYRGAGCPACAGDGTRGRTPVVELLPLTDQLRAALAADEPSSGLRQAAEASGLTPLSERAIDLARQGVIPPEELVNFLN, from the coding sequence GTGAGCGAAGTATCCGAGGTTTCCGACGTCTCCGAAGTTTCCGATGCCTCTGAAGTCAGCGACGCCTCCGATGCCTCTGAAGTCAGCGAAGGTAGCGAGGTCAGCGAGGTCAGCGAGAGCTCAGAGGCTTTCGTCGATCCTTTCGACGACGATCTTCAGATCGAAGTCTTAAGCGAAGTCAGCGAGATCGCCCTCGACCCGCCCGCGCTCCCCGAGCCTCATGAGCAGCATGACAGCGACTGGTACGCCGCGCGCGGCGTGCACGACGCGCGCGTGGTCGAGGTCCTCAATCAGGTCGCGCGCCGCACCTTCATGGCCGCCGGCGAGGATGCCGAGCAGCCCTTAAGCGCCGCGACTGCGCTGCCCCCGCTCGAAGTTGTCGGAAAGCTCATCGCCGCGCTGCAACTTACCCCGGAGGCCAAAGTCCTGGAGATCGGCACCGACACCGGCTACATCGCCGCGCTGCTCAGCCGCCTGGCCTCCTTTGTCTACTCGGTGGAGCGCCGCCTGCCGCTCGCCAAACTCGCCGAAGGCCGCCTCAAGCGCTCGGGGATCGCCAACGTGGATATCCTCCACGGCCCGCGCCTCACCGAATACGCGCTCAACTCCCCCTACGACGCCATCCTGCTCTCGGCCATCGCACCGCGCGTGCCCGAAAAACTCAAGGGACGCCTGGCCATCGGAGGCCGCATGGTCGTGCCGGTGGCCGAGGGCGATAAAAACCCCGAGATCGTGTGCATCGAACGCACCGGCCCCGACACCTACGATCAGCAGAGCCTGGGCCAGCTGCGCTTCTCCTCCAAACTCGGCGACATCCTCGTCGAGCTCGGCGTCGCCGACCGCTCCGACATCGAACTCGCCGCGCTCGAAGCCGACGCCCGCGGCCAGCGCCTGGGCCAGGCGCTGGTGGAGAGCGCCCGCATCCAGGAGCGCGATCTGATCAAGGCGCTCGCCATTCAGCGCGGCTTTCTGCTCGCGCCGGTCGACACGCTCTTAAAGATCGCCGACCACGAGCTCGTCTACTCGGTGCCGCGGGCCTTTTTGCGCCACCACCAGGTGATCCCGCTCCTCGTCTACCAGGGCCGCCTCACCGTCGCCACGATCGACCCGGACGCCCCCACCATCGAGCTGGCCCGCATCCTCGACGCCACCCAGATCGAGACGTATCTGGTAAGCCACGAGGAGTTCGACCACCTCTGGAACACGCTCCTCGAAGGCCGCCGCCCGGGCGACGTGCACGAAGACAACCTGAAAACCCGCGTCGAGCAGAAGTTCGAAAACGTGCTGCGCGCCGCCCACCGCGTCTCCGCCTCCACCATCCACATCGACAACCAGCCCGACGGCGCCTCGGTACGTCTGCGCATGGCCTCCGGCCTGACTGAGGTGGCCGAGCTGGCTTTTGACGCCCCCGAGATCACCTACCTCGTCGAATTTTTGAAGATGAGCGCGCATCTCGACCCCCTGGAGCAGGTCATCCCCCAGCGCGGGCGCCTCTCCTGGGTGCGCGACGCCCGCACCTACCACCTGCACATCCACGTGATGCCCTCGATCCTCGGCGAACAGCTCTCCATCAAGCTGCTCTCCCGCGGCGAGGAGCCTGCGGGACTCGAAGAGCTCGGCTTCGACGCGGAGGTGGTCGGCGATCTCGACGCCGTCCTCCAGGGGCCCCCGGGCCTCTTTCTCATTGTCGGCCCGCGCCACGAACAAAAATCCCAGACCTTCTACGCGCTCCTCAAACGCCTGGGCGCCGACCGCCGCCTCAAGGTCGCCTCGCTGGAAGACGACATCCTGGCCACCATCCCCGGCGTGCAGCAGGCGCTCATCCAACCCGAGCGCGGCTTTGGCTTCGACGCCGCCATCTCCGAGTTCGTGCGCTTTGACGTCGACGTCCTCGGCATCGGCGACTTTCCCGACCCGCAAACCGTCATGCAGGCGCTGAACCTTGCGCGCCGCGGCGTGCGCGTGGTCGGCGTCCTGCACGGCAAGAGCGCCCTGCACGTCTTGCAGGGTCTGCGCGAGTTCGGCGTCCCGGTCGAAGCCCTGGCCCACGGCCTAAGCGCCATCCTCACCCAGCGCAGCGCCGCCCGCATCTGCGACAACTGCCGCGAACCCTTCACCGCCCCGGCCGCCTTCACCCAAAAGCTCTTCCCCGAAGGGGCCCCGATGGGCTTTAAAACCTACCGCGGCGCCGGCTGCCCGGCCTGCGCCGGCGACGGCACCCGCGGCCGCACCCCGGTCGTCGAGCTTCTGCCCCTGACCGACCAGCTCCGCGCCGCCCTGGCCGCCGACGAACCCTCCTCCGGCCTGCGCCAGGCCGCTGAAGCCTCCGGCCTCACACCGCTCTCCGAGCGCGCCATCGACCTGGCCCGCCAGGGGGTGATCCCGCCGGAGGAGTTGGTGAATTTTTTGAATTAG
- the cysS gene encoding cysteine--tRNA ligase, with translation MSIRPITLFDTMSDQKRTLEPAEPGKVSMYVCGVTVYDLTHIGHARVFIFFDVVQRFLRHVGYDLTFVRNHTDVDDKIIKRAAEKGIDPLSLSQHFIEALDEDMGQLGVAHADVEPKVSEHIDDIIAMVKSLIERGHAYAVEGDVYFRISSFDDYGKLSGRKLDDMEAGRSGRVEASDIKEHPFDFALWKGAEAGELGWESPWGFGRPGWHIECSAMSQRYLGDSFDIHGGGRDLIFPHHENEIAQSEAACGHAPFARNWMHVGMVNVAETTEDGERIERKMSKSLGNFWTTRDVLQGFHPEAIRYFMHTVLYRSPITYAVQQLEEAASRVEYLYTCITRIDEALARAGFDAAEATPPQTGLVAERKEFIEGFMERFDEAMADDFNTPRGLALIGELARAINDATQSKKKPKGDEPYTLFKLRELLTTAGNILGLLQREPQRALLELRDLKVKALELDADHIESLIAQRKEARDAKDWARADAIREELDALQVEIMDSTEGTTWRIK, from the coding sequence ATGAGCATCCGACCGATCACCCTCTTTGACACCATGAGCGACCAGAAGCGAACCCTTGAGCCGGCCGAGCCCGGCAAGGTCAGCATGTATGTCTGCGGGGTGACGGTCTACGACCTGACGCATATCGGGCATGCGCGCGTCTTTATCTTTTTTGATGTGGTGCAGCGTTTTCTGCGCCACGTGGGCTACGACCTGACCTTTGTCCGCAACCACACCGACGTGGACGACAAGATCATCAAGCGCGCCGCCGAGAAGGGCATCGACCCGCTCTCGCTCTCGCAGCACTTCATCGAGGCGCTCGACGAGGATATGGGCCAGCTGGGCGTGGCGCACGCCGATGTGGAGCCGAAGGTCAGCGAGCATATCGACGACATCATCGCGATGGTCAAAAGCCTCATTGAGCGCGGGCATGCCTACGCGGTCGAGGGCGATGTGTATTTTCGCATCAGCTCCTTTGACGACTACGGCAAGCTCTCCGGCCGCAAGCTCGACGATATGGAGGCGGGGCGCTCGGGCCGCGTGGAGGCCTCCGACATCAAGGAGCATCCCTTTGACTTCGCCCTGTGGAAGGGCGCCGAGGCCGGCGAGCTGGGCTGGGAGTCGCCCTGGGGCTTTGGGCGACCGGGGTGGCATATCGAATGCTCGGCGATGAGCCAGCGCTACCTGGGCGACAGCTTTGATATTCACGGGGGCGGCCGCGACCTGATCTTCCCGCACCACGAAAACGAAATCGCTCAGTCCGAGGCGGCCTGCGGCCACGCGCCCTTTGCCCGCAACTGGATGCACGTGGGCATGGTCAACGTCGCCGAGACCACGGAGGACGGCGAGCGAATTGAGCGTAAGATGTCGAAATCTCTGGGCAATTTCTGGACGACGCGCGACGTCCTGCAGGGCTTTCACCCCGAGGCGATCCGCTACTTCATGCATACGGTGCTCTACCGAAGCCCGATCACCTACGCCGTCCAGCAGCTCGAAGAGGCCGCCAGCCGCGTCGAGTACCTCTACACCTGCATCACCCGCATCGATGAAGCCCTGGCCCGCGCCGGCTTCGACGCCGCCGAGGCCACCCCGCCCCAGACCGGCCTTGTGGCCGAGCGCAAAGAGTTCATCGAAGGCTTCATGGAGCGCTTCGATGAGGCGATGGCCGACGACTTCAACACCCCGCGAGGCCTGGCGCTTATCGGCGAATTGGCGCGCGCCATCAACGACGCCACCCAGTCCAAGAAGAAGCCCAAAGGCGATGAGCCCTACACCCTCTTTAAGCTGCGCGAGCTTCTGACCACCGCCGGCAACATCCTGGGCCTTCTTCAGCGTGAGCCGCAGCGCGCGCTGCTGGAGTTGCGCGACCTCAAGGTCAAAGCACTTGAGCTCGACGCCGACCACATCGAGTCGCTCATCGCCCAGCGCAAAGAGGCCCGCGACGCCAAAGATTGGGCCCGCGCCGACGCCATCCGCGAGGAACTCGACGCCCTCCAGGTCGAGATCATGGACAGCACCGAGGGCACCACCTGGCGCATCAAGTAA